Proteins encoded together in one Chitinophaga lutea window:
- a CDS encoding phosphopantetheine-binding protein, giving the protein MEKLMADLKAQIIQQLNLQEVKPEDIGNDQPLFKEGLGLDSIDALELIVLLQQYHNIRIANPEDGPNIFYSVRTMAEYITAEKSRQG; this is encoded by the coding sequence ATGGAAAAGTTGATGGCAGATCTGAAAGCCCAGATCATTCAGCAGTTGAATTTGCAGGAAGTAAAACCGGAAGATATCGGGAACGACCAGCCTTTGTTCAAAGAAGGCCTGGGTCTCGATTCGATCGATGCGCTGGAGCTGATCGTGTTGTTGCAGCAATATCACAACATCCGGATCGCCAACCCGGAAGACGGCCCGAATATTTTTTATTCCGTTCGCACCATGGCGGAATATATCACCGCTGAAAAAAGCAGGCAGGGATGA
- a CDS encoding beta-ketoacyl-[acyl-carrier-protein] synthase family protein, with protein sequence MMDVFVAADNIISPLGATSRSNFGQVRNGVTGISRQPGGYFGAVIPDELLAPLAAAAQLQASTRFEQLLILSMQDALSQTGISLQNERTALIVSTTKGNIALLEEGHLETLRLYDTAAKVAAFFGAANKPLVISNACISGLLAILIGQRLIRSGRYDHAVVTGADVFTPFVLSGFQSFQAVSDEPCRPFDAARKGVTLGEAAGTVILTKDKTLLAGTVTRLGEGASSNDANHISGPSRTGEELAGAIRKAVGNSGLQPADIGFVSAHGTATLYNDEMEAKAFHLAGLENVPVNSFKGHYGHTLGAAGLIEAIAGMHSMYGNVVPGTAGFQQSGTSLPLQVSGLPLHRPMEHYLKTTSGFGGCNAAMVFSKVTL encoded by the coding sequence ATGATGGACGTTTTTGTAGCTGCAGATAACATCATATCGCCGCTGGGGGCCACTTCCCGCTCGAACTTCGGGCAGGTGCGCAACGGCGTAACGGGCATCAGCCGCCAGCCGGGAGGATACTTCGGGGCGGTGATACCGGACGAATTGCTGGCGCCGCTTGCAGCGGCGGCACAACTGCAGGCCAGTACCCGTTTTGAGCAGCTGCTGATACTGAGCATGCAGGACGCGTTGTCGCAAACCGGCATCAGCCTGCAAAACGAGCGTACCGCACTGATCGTTTCCACCACCAAAGGCAATATCGCTTTACTGGAAGAGGGGCACCTGGAAACCCTTCGCCTGTACGATACGGCCGCGAAAGTCGCCGCCTTTTTCGGCGCCGCAAACAAACCCCTGGTGATCAGCAACGCCTGTATTTCCGGCCTGCTGGCCATCCTCATCGGCCAGCGCCTTATCCGCTCCGGCCGGTACGATCATGCCGTGGTGACGGGCGCTGACGTGTTCACGCCGTTCGTGCTGTCCGGCTTCCAGTCGTTCCAGGCTGTCAGCGACGAGCCCTGCCGCCCCTTCGATGCCGCCCGCAAGGGTGTTACGCTCGGGGAAGCCGCAGGCACGGTCATTTTAACCAAGGATAAAACATTGCTTGCAGGAACCGTTACCCGCCTTGGCGAAGGGGCGTCCAGCAACGATGCCAATCATATTTCAGGCCCTTCCCGCACCGGGGAGGAACTGGCGGGCGCCATCCGCAAAGCCGTCGGCAACAGCGGGCTGCAACCGGCCGACATCGGCTTCGTTTCGGCGCACGGCACCGCCACCCTGTACAACGATGAAATGGAAGCCAAAGCTTTCCACCTGGCCGGCCTGGAAAATGTGCCGGTCAACAGTTTCAAAGGTCATTACGGCCACACCCTCGGTGCGGCCGGCCTCATTGAAGCCATCGCCGGCATGCACAGCATGTACGGCAACGTGGTACCCGGCACAGCCGGTTTCCAGCAGTCCGGCACCAGCCTCCCTTTACAGGTGAGCGGCCTGCCCCTGCACCGCCCCATGGAGCATTACCTCAAAACCACTTCCGGTTTCGGCGGGTGTAATGCGGCCATGGTGTTCAGCAAAGTGACATTGTAA
- a CDS encoding SAM-dependent methyltransferase: MNFFTKETKTALQAKEQALWLAFAPIAFQASKALRDLGILKVVADSGTQGVTIEDILEKVKLSRYSARVLLEAGLGLEMLIINDKRYTLTKTGFFILNDTLTRINMDFSADVCYKAMYHLQDSLTEGKPLGLKELGEWETIYPGLSLLPEPARTSWFNFDHYYSDLAFPAVLPIVFEQKPKKLLDIGGNTGKWSMACARYNEDVHVTIVDLPAQVNVAKKNIAEAGLEDRIDFYITNILDESQPFAQGYDVIWMSQFLDCFSEAEIISILRRCREALNEGGSIFILEPFWNKQQFKSAAFCLQQTSLYFTAIANGNSQMYHTDDFFNCIRAAGLEVVLENNDVGLSYTLLRCVKA, translated from the coding sequence ATGAACTTTTTTACCAAGGAAACGAAAACCGCCCTGCAGGCCAAGGAACAGGCCCTCTGGCTGGCATTTGCCCCCATCGCCTTCCAGGCTTCCAAAGCCCTGCGCGACCTGGGCATTCTGAAAGTAGTGGCGGACAGCGGTACGCAGGGTGTCACCATCGAAGACATCCTCGAAAAAGTGAAACTCTCCCGCTATTCCGCCAGGGTACTGCTGGAAGCCGGGCTGGGCCTCGAAATGCTGATCATCAACGATAAAAGATATACCCTCACCAAAACCGGGTTCTTCATCCTCAACGATACGCTCACCCGTATCAATATGGACTTTTCAGCGGACGTATGTTACAAGGCCATGTACCACCTGCAGGACAGTCTGACCGAAGGCAAGCCCCTCGGCCTGAAGGAGCTCGGCGAATGGGAAACCATCTATCCCGGCCTTTCCCTGCTGCCCGAGCCGGCGCGCACCAGCTGGTTCAACTTCGACCACTATTATTCCGACCTCGCCTTCCCGGCGGTGCTCCCGATCGTGTTCGAACAAAAGCCCAAAAAACTGCTCGACATCGGCGGCAACACCGGCAAATGGTCGATGGCCTGCGCACGCTACAACGAAGACGTACATGTGACCATCGTGGACCTGCCCGCGCAGGTAAACGTGGCAAAGAAAAATATCGCGGAAGCCGGCCTGGAAGACCGTATCGATTTTTATATCACCAACATCCTCGACGAAAGCCAGCCTTTCGCGCAGGGATATGATGTGATCTGGATGAGCCAGTTCCTCGACTGTTTCTCGGAAGCGGAGATCATCAGCATCCTGCGCCGTTGCCGCGAAGCGCTCAACGAAGGGGGCAGCATCTTCATCCTGGAACCGTTCTGGAACAAACAGCAGTTCAAGTCGGCCGCCTTCTGCCTCCAGCAGACGTCGCTGTACTTCACCGCCATCGCCAACGGCAACAGCCAGATGTACCATACCGACGACTTTTTCAACTGCATCCGCGCCGCCGGCCTCGAGGTAGTGCTCGAGAACAACGACGTGGGGCTGAGTTATACTTTATTAAGATGCGTGAAAGCATAG
- a CDS encoding LolA family protein: MRRWMLLGCCLVWALQAAAQKGFTPVANVELFKQQFAKAAQQTQTIKSDFVQEKHLSMLSEKVVSKGKFWFKKENKVRMEYASPTYYLMVINGKNFRIKDARTDKNISASGNKLFEQISKITADCVQGNVLGNKDFSAKVLESPQSYLLQMTPVAKGMKDFFASIDLLVDKKDLSVVKITMHERSGDDTVISFVQKETNVAIPDELFALK, translated from the coding sequence ATGCGTAGATGGATGTTATTAGGATGTTGTCTGGTATGGGCGCTGCAGGCCGCGGCGCAAAAGGGTTTTACGCCTGTGGCGAATGTGGAGCTGTTCAAACAGCAGTTCGCAAAAGCCGCGCAGCAGACCCAGACGATCAAAAGCGATTTTGTACAGGAAAAACACCTGAGCATGCTGTCTGAAAAGGTGGTGAGCAAAGGGAAGTTCTGGTTCAAAAAAGAAAATAAGGTGCGCATGGAATATGCATCCCCCACGTATTACCTGATGGTGATCAACGGGAAAAACTTCCGTATCAAGGATGCGCGCACGGATAAAAATATATCGGCCAGCGGCAATAAACTGTTCGAACAGATCAGCAAAATCACCGCCGACTGCGTGCAGGGGAATGTGCTGGGGAATAAGGACTTTTCGGCCAAGGTGCTGGAGAGCCCGCAGTCGTACCTGCTGCAGATGACGCCGGTGGCCAAAGGCATGAAAGATTTTTTTGCGTCGATAGACCTGCTGGTGGATAAAAAAGACCTGTCTGTTGTGAAAATCACCATGCATGAGCGGTCCGGCGACGATACCGTGATCAGTTTCGTGCAGAAGGAAACGAACGTAGCCATACCCGATGAACTGTTTGCGCTTAAATAG
- a CDS encoding phosphopantetheine-binding protein: MEINDIIKKTNAFLAEEFEVAPESITPGADLKATLELDSLDYIDLVVAIESNFGFKVKPEDFQGIVTFQDFYDYVIARVKQKELV; encoded by the coding sequence ATGGAAATTAACGACATTATCAAAAAAACGAACGCTTTTCTGGCGGAGGAATTTGAAGTTGCTCCGGAAAGCATAACCCCCGGGGCAGACCTCAAGGCTACCCTGGAGCTGGATAGCCTGGACTATATAGACCTGGTGGTGGCCATTGAAAGTAATTTCGGGTTCAAAGTGAAGCCTGAAGACTTCCAGGGTATTGTTACCTTCCAGGATTTCTATGATTACGTAATTGCCCGTGTTAAACAAAAAGAGTTGGTATAA
- a CDS encoding acyl-CoA thioesterase, with protein MQPVLSDRAEVVIRFNEADPLGIVWHGHYVRYFEDGRESFGARYRLRYLDIFDYGYTVPVVNVSCNYKRPLRYGDTVVIETKYMNTEAAKICFDYTLYNKATGEVVCTGSSVQVFLDKEASMLQLTIPAFFAEWKKQWGVE; from the coding sequence ATGCAACCTGTATTGAGCGACCGTGCGGAAGTAGTCATCCGGTTTAATGAAGCAGATCCCCTGGGCATCGTATGGCACGGCCACTATGTCCGGTATTTCGAAGACGGGCGTGAATCCTTCGGCGCTAGATACAGGTTGCGTTATCTGGATATTTTCGATTACGGTTACACGGTGCCGGTGGTGAATGTGAGCTGCAATTACAAGCGGCCGCTGCGGTACGGTGATACGGTGGTGATCGAAACAAAATATATGAATACCGAGGCCGCCAAGATCTGTTTCGACTACACCCTGTACAACAAGGCAACGGGCGAAGTGGTGTGCACCGGTAGTTCCGTGCAGGTGTTTCTGGACAAGGAGGCATCAATGTTACAACTGACCATTCCCGCATTTTTTGCGGAGTGGAAAAAACAGTGGGGTGTGGAATGA
- a CDS encoding NAD(P)/FAD-dependent oxidoreductase, with protein MQTEKVDVLVIGAGPSGTVAASIINKAGYSVKIVEKLKFPRFVIGESLLPRCMDALTEAGFIDAVAEKGFQKKFGAKFVKDGKICDFTFEDQHTPGWTWTWQVPRADFDKTLADTVEKMGVPVEYETTVTDIKFFGSDSVTTVEDIHGNKKQIEARFIVDGSGYGRVIPKLFGLDKPSVLQPRKALFAHTHDVRRSMADEPNRITAVVHQKGVWIWIIPFSTGITSVGFVGDHTYHDQYSGTREEQFRAMLEAEPHTRERFRGVDFAFEPRVLEAWSATTDKFYGDGFVLTGNVTEFLDPIFSSGVTLATVSAQTAAHLVIKKLQGGQVDWEKDYMVPTMQGVNVFRSYVLAWYEGTLDTIFFSKNPDPVIKRQICSVLAGYVWDQGNPYVENHEDALKRLARLIELTEKLNSPA; from the coding sequence ATGCAAACTGAAAAGGTGGATGTACTCGTTATCGGCGCAGGCCCGTCAGGAACCGTGGCCGCATCCATTATCAACAAAGCCGGTTACTCCGTCAAGATCGTGGAGAAGCTGAAATTTCCGCGGTTCGTGATCGGGGAGAGCCTCCTGCCGCGTTGTATGGACGCCCTTACGGAAGCCGGATTCATTGATGCCGTTGCCGAAAAAGGATTCCAGAAAAAATTCGGCGCCAAGTTCGTCAAAGACGGCAAAATCTGCGACTTCACCTTTGAAGACCAGCATACGCCCGGCTGGACCTGGACCTGGCAGGTACCCCGCGCGGACTTCGACAAAACGCTGGCCGACACGGTGGAAAAAATGGGCGTACCGGTTGAATATGAAACAACCGTCACCGATATCAAATTCTTCGGCTCCGATTCTGTGACTACCGTGGAAGATATCCACGGCAACAAAAAACAGATCGAAGCCCGTTTTATAGTAGACGGCAGCGGCTATGGCCGGGTTATCCCGAAGCTGTTCGGCCTCGATAAACCTTCCGTGCTGCAGCCGCGCAAGGCGCTGTTCGCCCATACGCACGACGTGCGCCGTTCCATGGCCGACGAGCCCAACCGCATCACGGCCGTGGTGCATCAGAAAGGCGTGTGGATCTGGATCATTCCTTTTTCCACCGGCATCACGTCCGTAGGTTTTGTGGGCGACCATACCTACCACGACCAGTATAGCGGTACGCGTGAAGAACAGTTCCGCGCCATGCTCGAAGCCGAGCCCCATACCCGCGAGCGTTTCCGGGGCGTCGACTTTGCGTTCGAGCCGAGAGTGCTCGAAGCCTGGTCCGCCACCACCGACAAATTCTACGGCGATGGTTTTGTGCTCACCGGCAACGTGACCGAGTTCCTCGACCCGATTTTCTCCTCCGGCGTAACATTGGCCACCGTGTCTGCACAAACCGCTGCGCACCTGGTGATCAAAAAGCTGCAGGGCGGGCAGGTAGACTGGGAAAAAGATTATATGGTACCCACCATGCAGGGCGTGAACGTGTTCCGTTCGTACGTACTGGCCTGGTATGAAGGTACGCTCGATACCATCTTCTTCAGCAAGAACCCCGACCCGGTGATCAAGCGGCAGATCTGTTCCGTTTTGGCAGGGTATGTGTGGGATCAGGGCAATCCTTATGTAGAGAACCATGAGGACGCGCTGAAGCGCCTGGCGCGGCTGATTGAACTGACGGAAAAATTAAATTCACCGGCTTGA
- a CDS encoding polysaccharide deacetylase family protein, whose product MLKHWVVTYVAIAVMAALVLLGVNFWLAFPAVLLAKLGLDAWGAINVGSNYYMNVLCKGAGGEKAVALSFDDGPVNGGTAEILDILKAQQVPAAFFFIGNRVAEAPGLVRRAHEEGHLIGNHSYAHQTLFDLLPTSKMKQELQKANDAIEAAAGVKPLLFRPPYGVTNPMLARAVKAGGFTPVGWSIRSLDTVIKEEDQLFERVTRKISPGDIFLFHDTAAATAKILPALIKQLKREGYVLKRLDELLKIPAYA is encoded by the coding sequence ATGCTGAAACACTGGGTGGTCACATATGTTGCTATCGCCGTAATGGCGGCACTGGTGCTGCTCGGTGTGAATTTCTGGCTGGCCTTTCCCGCCGTGCTGCTGGCCAAACTCGGCCTCGATGCCTGGGGCGCCATCAACGTCGGTTCCAACTATTACATGAACGTGCTGTGCAAAGGCGCCGGCGGCGAAAAAGCGGTAGCGCTCAGTTTCGACGACGGGCCGGTGAACGGCGGCACCGCGGAGATACTCGACATTCTGAAAGCGCAGCAGGTGCCTGCCGCATTCTTTTTCATAGGCAACCGCGTGGCGGAGGCGCCCGGACTGGTGCGGCGCGCGCATGAAGAAGGCCACCTGATCGGTAACCACAGTTATGCGCACCAGACGCTGTTCGACCTGTTGCCCACTTCGAAAATGAAGCAGGAACTGCAAAAAGCCAACGATGCCATCGAAGCCGCTGCGGGTGTTAAACCCCTGCTGTTCCGGCCTCCCTATGGGGTTACCAATCCCATGCTGGCGCGTGCGGTGAAGGCCGGCGGGTTCACGCCCGTAGGCTGGAGCATCCGCTCGCTCGATACCGTTATCAAAGAAGAAGATCAATTATTCGAAAGAGTGACCCGCAAAATATCGCCCGGCGATATTTTCCTCTTTCACGATACCGCCGCCGCCACGGCCAAAATCCTGCCCGCCCTCATCAAACAGCTGAAGCGGGAAGGGTACGTGTTGAAGCGGCTCGATGAATTATTAAAAATACCGGCTTATGCGTAG
- a CDS encoding hotdog family protein, translating to MLAGKFYTVIAQQQPEAQVVHTTIAWNGDHAIFKGHFPDQPVVPGVCMMQTIQELLSGVTGRNLLVKKAANMKFLNMIDPRQTPQVTVEIKYETTEEGVKANAVIKHDATVFLKFQGLFK from the coding sequence ATGTTAGCAGGAAAATTTTATACCGTCATCGCACAACAGCAGCCTGAAGCGCAGGTGGTGCACACCACCATTGCCTGGAATGGCGACCATGCCATTTTTAAGGGCCATTTCCCCGACCAGCCGGTGGTGCCGGGCGTTTGTATGATGCAAACCATCCAGGAGCTGCTGAGCGGCGTTACGGGCCGGAACCTGCTGGTAAAAAAAGCCGCCAATATGAAGTTCCTCAACATGATCGACCCGCGCCAGACGCCGCAGGTGACCGTTGAGATCAAATACGAAACAACGGAAGAAGGTGTCAAAGCCAACGCCGTTATCAAACACGACGCTACGGTGTTCCTGAAATTCCAGGGGCTTTTTAAATAA
- a CDS encoding beta-ketoacyl synthase chain length factor, with the protein MMKAYIQGTGSISAQDSNAFPTGIREYEGNRLPVADPDYKQWIDIKQIRRMGRVIKMGVGASHISLQDAGITLPDAIIMGTAYGCLADTGVFLNKLVTQREDMLTPTAFIQSTHNTVGGQIALMLGCHAYNNTFVHGAFSLENALQDSLLFLHEDPSRKILAGAVDEITDYSHSILSRFGLYKNTSTAALLHSGTPGTMAGEGAAFFVLGAEKNEQSKAELAGVEMLYKPSSADETAMHIQRFLQRHGLKPADIDLLITGRNGDAKGDAYYGVIEQQLFPQQPVAAFKHFCGEYPTAAAFGLWMAVKALQNGQVPAAAMFKGEAPEQPRTILIWNHQHTTHHALILLKAC; encoded by the coding sequence ATGATGAAAGCATATATACAGGGCACCGGCAGTATATCCGCACAGGATAGCAACGCATTCCCCACCGGCATACGGGAATACGAAGGGAACCGCCTGCCCGTTGCCGACCCGGATTACAAACAGTGGATCGACATCAAGCAGATCCGCCGTATGGGCCGGGTGATCAAAATGGGCGTAGGCGCTTCGCATATCAGCCTGCAGGATGCCGGCATCACCCTGCCGGACGCCATCATCATGGGCACCGCCTACGGCTGCCTTGCCGATACTGGCGTGTTCCTGAACAAACTGGTGACGCAGCGGGAAGACATGCTTACCCCCACCGCCTTCATTCAAAGCACCCATAACACCGTTGGCGGGCAGATCGCGCTCATGCTCGGCTGCCATGCCTATAACAATACGTTCGTGCACGGCGCTTTTTCGCTGGAGAACGCTTTGCAGGACAGCCTGCTGTTCCTGCACGAAGACCCTTCGCGTAAAATTCTCGCCGGCGCGGTGGACGAGATCACCGATTATTCCCACAGCATTTTATCGCGGTTCGGGTTGTATAAAAATACAAGTACGGCCGCATTACTGCATTCCGGCACGCCCGGTACGATGGCCGGCGAAGGCGCCGCTTTTTTTGTGCTGGGCGCGGAAAAAAACGAACAGTCCAAAGCGGAGCTGGCAGGGGTGGAGATGTTGTACAAACCCTCCTCCGCCGATGAAACTGCCATGCACATCCAGCGTTTCCTGCAACGCCACGGCCTGAAGCCGGCCGATATCGACCTGCTGATAACAGGGAGGAACGGCGATGCGAAAGGCGATGCGTATTACGGCGTCATCGAACAGCAGCTGTTCCCGCAGCAGCCCGTGGCGGCGTTCAAACACTTCTGCGGCGAATATCCTACCGCTGCGGCATTCGGTCTGTGGATGGCCGTGAAAGCCCTGCAAAACGGGCAGGTGCCTGCTGCGGCCATGTTCAAAGGCGAAGCGCCGGAGCAACCCCGTACGATACTCATCTGGAATCACCAGCATACTACCCATCACGCTTTAATACTGTTGAAGGCATGCTGA
- a CDS encoding beta-ketoacyl-[acyl-carrier-protein] synthase family protein, translated as MSNANAYITSSCIIRRQTVVKNGARIFEGTGEGLPEFLRSLYDRFSGQYPKFHKMDLLSKLGWAATEILLQDVPMEAYAPEDTGVILANTSGSLDTDEKYFDTVKEIASPALFVYTLPNIVIGEISIRHKFKGENAFFITETFDIPFIAGYVRQLLDAGIIQAAVCGWVEQYHDGYEAALYLVEKQPRGAAVPFTAEETEKLYR; from the coding sequence TTGAGTAACGCAAACGCCTATATCACATCCTCCTGCATCATCCGCCGGCAAACGGTGGTGAAAAACGGTGCGCGCATATTCGAAGGAACAGGGGAAGGCCTCCCGGAGTTTCTCCGCAGCCTGTACGACCGCTTCAGCGGGCAGTACCCCAAGTTCCACAAGATGGACCTGCTCAGCAAACTGGGCTGGGCCGCCACCGAAATTTTGCTGCAGGACGTGCCGATGGAAGCGTACGCACCGGAAGATACCGGCGTGATACTCGCCAATACCAGCGGCAGCCTCGATACCGACGAAAAGTATTTCGATACGGTGAAGGAGATCGCCAGTCCCGCTTTGTTCGTATACACCCTTCCCAACATCGTGATCGGGGAGATCAGCATACGCCACAAATTCAAGGGCGAAAACGCGTTTTTCATTACCGAAACGTTCGACATCCCTTTCATCGCCGGTTACGTGCGGCAGCTGCTCGATGCGGGCATCATACAGGCGGCGGTATGCGGTTGGGTGGAGCAGTACCACGACGGCTACGAAGCCGCGCTGTACCTGGTGGAGAAACAGCCGCGCGGTGCGGCAGTGCCGTTTACGGCCGAAGAAACAGAAAAATTGTACAGATAA
- a CDS encoding LpxL/LpxP family acyltransferase: MYRNYYVFGQTLIDKIVVMANLPNRFTFEFDGEENLHQLVSGQHGGIMLSAHLGNWEVAGHLFTRLNTRINIVMFDGEHERIKSYLAGVTGGRHVNVIVLKDDLSHIYAIHDALSKRELVCMHADRFLEGNKTMEMPFLGEAARFPMGPFLLAATFRVPVSFVFAFKETATHYHLYGTPPKTYPGAKQGGLEQAMGDFVQVMEEKVKQYPLQWFNYYDFWSKD; the protein is encoded by the coding sequence GTGTACCGCAACTATTACGTGTTCGGGCAAACGCTCATAGACAAGATTGTGGTGATGGCCAACCTTCCGAACCGTTTCACTTTCGAGTTCGACGGCGAGGAAAACCTCCATCAGCTGGTATCCGGCCAGCATGGGGGCATCATGCTGAGCGCTCACCTGGGCAACTGGGAGGTGGCCGGCCACCTGTTCACCCGGCTGAACACCCGTATCAACATCGTGATGTTCGACGGGGAGCATGAGCGTATCAAAAGTTACCTGGCCGGGGTAACGGGCGGAAGGCATGTAAATGTCATTGTTTTAAAGGACGATTTATCGCATATTTACGCCATCCACGATGCGCTGAGCAAGCGGGAACTGGTGTGCATGCACGCGGACCGTTTCCTGGAAGGCAACAAAACGATGGAGATGCCTTTCCTGGGAGAAGCGGCCCGTTTTCCGATGGGGCCTTTCCTGCTGGCCGCAACATTCAGGGTGCCGGTTTCGTTTGTATTCGCATTCAAGGAAACCGCCACCCATTATCATTTATACGGGACGCCGCCGAAAACGTACCCCGGCGCCAAGCAGGGCGGGCTGGAACAGGCGATGGGCGACTTTGTGCAGGTGATGGAAGAAAAAGTGAAGCAATACCCGCTGCAATGGTTTAATTATTACGATTTTTGGTCCAAGGACTGA
- a CDS encoding beta-ketoacyl-[acyl-carrier-protein] synthase family protein produces MSEQVWIAGGELICGIGMDLAACLEAFEKMQPGMGTMQHLQSVHANTFPVVEVKADNATLAAMAGMPAHWSRTALLSMIAAKAAWDSSGLGDISSYRAGLVSANTVGGMDKTEHFMEAFLENAAGGRLREVVHHECGSITELVADALGIRHHVSTISTACSSGANALMYGARMIRSGMLDVVIAGGTDSLTRFTLNGFNTLMILDQQKCRPFDDTRTGLNLGEGAGYVVLVSDRLAAQIKPWCKLSGFANANDAYHQTASSPEGTGNFMAMKGALDMAGLEPGDIGYINLHGTGTQNNDSSEGLAIARLFAPAFPPVSSTKSFTGHTLGASGGIEAVFAAYALHAGLIYPNAQFTTPMKELAFTPETTFSRGQALRHVMSNSFGFGGNCSSLVFSK; encoded by the coding sequence ATGAGTGAACAGGTGTGGATAGCAGGCGGAGAATTGATCTGCGGCATCGGGATGGACCTGGCCGCGTGCCTGGAGGCATTTGAAAAAATGCAGCCGGGCATGGGCACGATGCAGCATTTGCAGTCCGTACATGCGAACACCTTTCCCGTGGTGGAAGTAAAGGCAGACAATGCAACGCTCGCCGCCATGGCGGGCATGCCTGCTCACTGGAGCCGTACGGCGCTGCTGAGCATGATTGCCGCCAAAGCCGCGTGGGACAGTTCCGGGCTGGGCGACATCAGCAGCTACCGCGCAGGCCTGGTATCGGCCAATACGGTAGGGGGGATGGACAAAACGGAGCATTTTATGGAGGCTTTCCTCGAAAATGCGGCCGGCGGCCGTCTCCGCGAAGTGGTGCACCACGAATGCGGCAGCATCACGGAACTGGTGGCCGATGCATTGGGCATCCGTCATCACGTAAGCACTATCAGCACGGCCTGTTCTTCCGGCGCCAACGCGCTGATGTACGGCGCGCGCATGATCCGCAGCGGCATGCTCGATGTGGTGATCGCCGGCGGCACCGATTCGCTGACGCGGTTTACGCTTAACGGTTTCAATACCCTGATGATACTCGACCAGCAGAAGTGCCGGCCGTTCGACGATACCCGCACCGGCCTCAACCTGGGCGAGGGCGCGGGTTACGTGGTACTGGTATCCGACCGGCTGGCGGCGCAGATCAAACCCTGGTGCAAACTGAGCGGTTTTGCGAACGCCAACGACGCGTACCATCAAACCGCCTCTTCGCCCGAAGGCACCGGCAATTTTATGGCCATGAAAGGCGCGCTGGACATGGCGGGGCTGGAACCGGGCGATATCGGTTATATCAACCTGCACGGCACCGGCACGCAAAACAACGACAGCTCCGAAGGCCTTGCCATCGCGCGGTTGTTCGCACCGGCGTTTCCGCCCGTGAGCTCCACAAAGAGTTTTACCGGACATACATTGGGCGCCAGCGGCGGCATAGAAGCGGTATTTGCCGCGTACGCCCTGCATGCCGGCCTCATTTATCCGAACGCACAATTCACCACCCCGATGAAGGAACTGGCGTTTACGCCCGAAACCACTTTTTCCCGCGGGCAGGCGCTGCGGCATGTGATGTCGAATTCGTTCGGGTTCGGCGGTAATTGTTCAAGCCTGGTTTTTTCGAAATAA
- a CDS encoding 3-hydroxyacyl-ACP dehydratase has product MINKEDITEYIPQRPPIVMISRLLEAGEKNIRTGFDIAADNVFVEGGLLQAPGLVENIAQTAAARVGYLARQQNVPVPLGFIGAIQNLEVIELPQAGTSLETEIVIEHEVFNATVVHGSVKQEGRLLAQCDMKIFVSQTK; this is encoded by the coding sequence ATGATCAACAAAGAAGACATTACGGAATACATCCCCCAGCGCCCGCCCATTGTGATGATCAGTCGCCTGCTCGAAGCAGGGGAGAAAAATATCCGCACCGGTTTCGATATCGCTGCGGATAATGTGTTTGTAGAAGGCGGCCTGCTGCAGGCGCCCGGGCTGGTGGAAAACATCGCCCAGACCGCGGCGGCCCGTGTCGGTTACCTGGCCAGACAGCAAAACGTACCCGTGCCCCTGGGGTTCATCGGCGCCATCCAGAACCTGGAGGTGATCGAACTGCCGCAGGCGGGTACCAGCCTCGAAACGGAAATCGTGATCGAACACGAAGTGTTCAACGCCACCGTGGTGCACGGCAGCGTGAAGCAGGAGGGAAGGCTGCTGGCGCAATGCGATATGAAAATTTTTGTATCCCAAACTAAATAA